The DNA segment CTCAGCCTTGCCCCTGGCGGCTCATTCATCTGGCCATAGATGAGGGCCGCTTTATTTATAACACCAGATTCCTTCATCTCAAGGTAAAGGTCATTACCCTCTCTCGTCCTCTCGCCAACACCTGCAAACACAGATACACCGCCATGAACCAGTGCGATATTATGTATCATCTCCATTATGATAACGGTCTTGCCAACCCCGGCGCCGCCAAACATCCCTATCTTTCCACCTTTAACAAACGGGATAAGGAGATCGAAGACTTTAACGCCGGTCTCAAAAACCTGCGTAACTGGCTCCTGCTCGACAAACTCTGGCGCCGGGCGGTGAATCGGCCATCTCTGCTCTGCTTTTATGGGGCCCATTTTGTCATAGGGTTCACCAATCACATTCATTATCCTGCCTAATGTCCCCTTGCCAACCGGGACAGATATCGGCTGTCCTGTATCCACAGCCTTCATCCCCCGTACAACTCCATCTGTTGTTGACATAGCGATGGTCCTGACGCTGTTTTCACCGAGATGAGATGCCACCTCAAGGGTGAGATTAATCTCAGGAATGCCCTTTCCCGGATCGGCAGGCTGCTCTACCTTGAGGGCATTCATGATGGGTGGCAGTTCTTTTTCGAACTCCACGTCAACAACTGCGCCTATTACCTGAGAAACTTTACCTTCGTTCATATCTAAACCTCCATTTCCCATTTCTCACGTCCCATTTATTTCAACGCCTCAGCGCCGCCAACAATGTCCATCAATTCCCTGGTGATAGCGGCCTGCCTTGCCTTGTTATACTGAAGCGTAAGTCTATCTATCATCTCATTTGCATTTTTTGTAGCGTTCTCCATGGCTGTCATCCTTGCAGCCTCTTCTGATGCCTGAGATTCAAGGAGTGCCCTGAAGACCTGTATTTCTACATTCTTTGGCAGAAGCCTGTCGAGGATGTCTTGCTCTGATGGCTCATAAAGAAAATCTGACCTCGCGACAACTTTTTCCTCTGCCTCTGTCGCAAGGTCTACAGGAAGAAGCTTCACTATTGAAACCTTCTGAGTAAGAATAGACCTGAACTCATTATATATAAGGAATACCTCATCAATCGTTTCATTGATATAATTTTCAATGATATCATTAGCCACTTCCTGGGCGCTGGCATAGACTATCCTGCCTGAAAGTCCTGTCCATGATTTACGCAGAGGGATGGTCCTTCGCTTGAAATAGTCTCTGCCCTTTTTGCCTATGGCGCTGATGCTCACCTCAAAGCCTTCCCTTTTTAAATCACTAATAAAGCCTGCAGAGGCTTTCAGGATATTAGAATTAAAGGCGCTACAGAGCC comes from the Nitrospirota bacterium genome and includes:
- the atpG gene encoding ATP synthase F1 subunit gamma, whose translation is MPTLRDIKRRIISVKNTRQITKAMKMVAAAKLRKAQTKMFEARPYAEKMKSVITDLARGSERELHPLLAFRPRKTVEVIVMTGDRGLCSAFNSNILKASAGFISDLKREGFEVSISAIGKKGRDYFKRRTIPLRKSWTGLSGRIVYASAQEVANDIIENYINETIDEVFLIYNEFRSILTQKVSIVKLLPVDLATEAEEKVVARSDFLYEPSEQDILDRLLPKNVEIQVFRALLESQASEEAARMTAMENATKNANEMIDRLTLQYNKARQAAITRELMDIVGGAEALK